In Pseudomonadota bacterium, the sequence GCGGATATTACCGAGCTCGAGCGGGATGTTGGGTACCGGCCGTCGACGCCGATCGATGTGGGGATCGCAAAGTTTGTAAGCTGGTATAAAGGCTATTCTAGAAACCATGAAACACGGTAGAAAAATTTCCGTTATCGGATTGGGGTACGTCGGCTTGCCTGTCGCCGTGGAATTCGGCAAGCGGCAACGCGTGGTGGGCTTCGATATCAATCGAGTGCGCATTGCCGAGCTTAAACAACAAACCGACAGGACGCATGAGGTCGAGCCGCCTGATCTGGCGGAAGCGGACGTCCTGTATACCTCGGATCCTGGTGATCTAAACACTGCCGATTTTCATATCATCGCCGTGCCCACGCCAATCGATCGGGCGAAACGGCCTGATTTAGGCGCCTTGATCGGCGCATCGGAGATCATCGGATCACAGTTGAAGCGCGGCGACATCGTGGTCTACGAATCCACCGTTTACCCCGGTGCGACGGAAGAAGAGTGTGTCCCCGTCCTCGAACGAGAGTCCAAGCTAAAAAGCGGGGTTGATTTTTTCGTGGGTTACTCGCCGGAGCGAATTAACCCCGGGGATAAGGAACACACATTCAAGTCGATAACCAAAATCGTCTCGGGGCAGGATGCGAAAACATTGAATATCGTAGCCGAAGTCTATAGCTCGGTGGTGGTGGCCGGTGTGCATCGAGCGCCATCGATTAAAGTCGCGGAAGCCGCGAAGGTGATAGAAAATACACAACGCGATCTGAATATCTCGCTCATGAACGAGCTGGCGCTTATCTTCAACAAAATGGAAATTGACACGCGCGATGTCCTGGCCGCCGCGGGCAGCAAATGGAACTTTTTACGCTTTGACCCGGGCCTCGTCGGCGGGCACTGTATCGGCGTCGATCCGTATTATCTCACCCATCAAGCCCAAGTGCTGGGCTACATTCCTCAGGTCATCTTGGCCGGACGCAAAATCAACGATGACATGGGTGATTATGTCGCCAACCAGATCATAAAGCAACTCATTCACCGCGGACACAGTGTGAAGGGAAGCACGGTCACGATCCTGGGTTTGTCATTCAAAGAGAACGTGCCCGATCTACGCAATACCCGCGTGATCGATAT encodes:
- a CDS encoding nucleotide sugar dehydrogenase, giving the protein MKHGRKISVIGLGYVGLPVAVEFGKRQRVVGFDINRVRIAELKQQTDRTHEVEPPDLAEADVLYTSDPGDLNTADFHIIAVPTPIDRAKRPDLGALIGASEIIGSQLKRGDIVVYESTVYPGATEEECVPVLERESKLKSGVDFFVGYSPERINPGDKEHTFKSITKIVSGQDAKTLNIVAEVYSSVVVAGVHRAPSIKVAEAAKVIENTQRDLNISLMNELALIFNKMEIDTRDVLAAAGSKWNFLRFDPGLVGGHCIGVDPYYLTHQAQVLGYIPQVILAGRKINDDMGDYVANQIIKQLIHRGHSVKGSTVTILGLSFKENVPDLRNTRVIDIAKELMDYSVKVQVHDPLADPEEAKKEYGIELLSEARLQPAEAVVLAVPHREYLAQGWQRIIPLLRDGAGVVIDVKAVLPRSECPESITLWRL